CCGCAGCCAGGTTTGTACAATATGGCTAAACCAAGCGTCTTCGTTAGAGGGGCGCCCCTCATTATCAACGTTTACAAGCGAAGTAGAGGCAAGGAGCGCGAGGGAAAGCGGGTGGCCGCGCGTTCGTAACCAGATGGAACGGATGGTCTCGTCTGACGCAATCCCGCATCTGAGCAAATAAGACCGGGCTGCCTCATAATCAAGATCCCGGATAGGAAGCGGGTAGATGGTTCGCTGCCAAGCCGGAAAAGCGCGCCAGGAGGGATGCAGGGCGAATCGGCCGCTTAGGATGATAATAATGCCTTCCGGCATCCGGTTTATGAAGCTGTCCCGCAGCCAGTGCTCCATTTCCCCGATTTCTTCGAATGTATCTAAGGCCAGAACAAAGGGCTTCCCCGCCCCGAGTATAACCTCCCGGCATAATTCAGTTAACGCTGCCGTGTCGTTTGGGCGCATCATTCCGGGTATCGGAGTATGAAGTGTCCGCAACAGAAAAATGCAGAACTCCGCTGGCGTATGGGCAAATAACCTGGTGTCTACCATAACAAACGGAATGTCCCTCTGCCTCGCTAATTGGTCGAATTCCCGAAGCAGCACGGTTTTTCCGACACCGCCGGTACCGTAAACGCTGATCATTCTCCTGACAGTAGACGGTGTCTCCAGCAATTCGATAAACAGCTGAACTTCCCGGTCCCTGCCATAAAGTTCTCTGCTGTGAGGAGCTTCAAATTTATCGGCAGGTCTAAGATACCCTTGCTCCTTAGCCATATTAGGGGATCACCTCTTGCCGCGGCTCAGGCGGCTCAACTTTGATTATATAAACATCTCATAGTGTAAACGTATTGAGTTACAATGGCTGTCGAATCCCGCGGGTTATAATTCAGCGTCAGTCGACAGTCAGTGAATCATCAGTCGACACCTTTCGTGCTAAATATATAATGAGAGATAAGGTATATTTACATATTGGTGGTGATTGCGATTTTATACGTTGCTGCTTTTTTGCTGTCCTTTGTAACGGTACTCGTGTTGATTCCTCCGTTCAGCAAGCTTGCGTTTAAGATTGATTTCGTAGACAGGCCCAGGAAAGATGTCGAGCGTAAGCTGCACCGGAAGCCGATCCCTCTGACGGCCGGTTATGCGATTTTTATTGGTTTTTTTATCGCTTATTTAGCCGTGGTACGGGATTTCTCCATGCAGACGGGGGCGATCTTTCTAGGCGGCTTATTGCTGCTGGCGATCGGTACGGTTGATGATTGGTATAAGACGAAAGGGAAGGATTTTCCCGCGCTGCCGAAGCTGATCGTTCAGCTCTCCGCCGCTGTCTTGGTTTACGCCTCGGGTGTTGTGTTTACCGGCTTTGTTAATCCGTTCTCCGGCCATTACGTTGAGCTTCCCGTCCTGTTGCAATTTGTTTTAACGACGCTGTGGATCTTTGGGGTGACGACGGTCATCAATTTCTCGGATGGGCTGGACGGGCTGGCGGGAGGGCTGTCCGCGATCTCCGCGATGACTCTGTTTATCGTAGCGCTGGCGATGGGGCAGTCGAACTCTGCTAATATGGCGATTATTCTAGTAGGCATAACCTTAGCTTACCTAAGATTCAACAAACCTCCGGCCAAAATATTTATGGGCGATGCGGGAGCGACTTTTCTCGGGTTTATGCTTGCCGTTATTTCGCTCGACGGGGCTTTCAAGCAAGCGACGGCGCTCTCTATTTTTATCCCAATCCTTGCTTTAGGGGTTCCGATCTTCGATAACTTGTATGTCATGCTGAAACGCTTCCTGCAAGGGAAGGCCATCTACCAGGCGGACGCGAGCCAGGCTCATTACCGTCTGCTGCGGGCGGGGCTTAATCATAAGCAGGCGCTCATGGTATTGTGTTTAATGGGTACATGCCTTGGCTTGTCCTCTATTATTCTTATGCTGGTAGAAATATAAAGTCTAAGGTCGGACGCCTGTTTAGGGTTTCCGGCCTTTTTTTTGTTATGTGTGTTTTTGTGGTATTCTAGAAGGAATAGTGTATTGAAGTCCGCAATATTGGGGGAGTATCCATGCTTATACATGACCGGCATCAACAAATCATACAGCTGCTTCATGAATCTCAGTCGGTCAAGACGGCCGATTTAATCGCGAGATTCGGCGTTTCGTTCGAGACGATCCGAAGAGATATGGAGTATCTGGAGCAGGAAGGTTTCTTGAAACGGGTTCATGGAGGGGCGACCTTGCCTCAGGCGGACTACCGGAAAGAGCTTCCCTTCACCGTGCGGGAGACGAAGAGGCATCCCGAGAAACGCGAATTGGCCCATACGGCTCTTCGTTTCGTGGAAGAGGGGCAATCCTTGTTCCTGGACGTGAGCACGACGAATACGGAGTTCGCCAAGGCCTTGGCGGCCCGTTTCGAACGGTTAACGATATTAACCAATTCCTTTCCGATCGCTTCGATTCTTATGTCTAAGCCTCAGTTCACGATTATTTTTGTCGGCGGGGTCGTGCGTAATTCGGAACAATGCGCGGTTGGAGATTATGCGGAGTCGTTTGTTTCCCAGTTCCATGCCGACCTGTTCTTCATGAGCATGAGCGGCATCTCCTTGACCGAAGGGCTGACGGATTACGGGATTAGCGAGATTCAATTGAAAAAGAGGATGCTGGAGCGGACGAGGCGGGTTATCGTGCTTGCGGACAGCAGCAAGTTTGATGTCGTATCGCTTACGCCGGTATGCGGACTGGATAAGATTGAGCGTATTATTACGGACTCCGGGCTAAGCCCGGATATCCTTGAGCGATACAAGAAAGCCGGAATTACTGTTGAATCCAAATAGGAGATTAGATACAAGAAGAGCCTTCCATGAGGGTTCTTTTTTTGTTTCCCCTTGGTTGCTCCTTTTTTAACCTCGACAGAGATTTTCTCAATTGACAGGGTGAAAAGCTCATGCTAACATTTGCGTAAAGTTGTATTTATGTGTGTTTGTGTGTGTTATTTGGATAGGTAATGGATTTGTGAGGAGGGGTCATTATTTCGCTTGCCGTACTGCTTGTATTAGGATCCGGCGTGGCTCATGCCATCTGGAATTTGCTCACGAAGAAGAGCGGGAATAAGCAATTGTTTTTGTTCATGATCTATATACCTGCTACTCTATTGCTTCTACCGGAATTTATAGCGGAGATCGTCTCCGTTCAAGTGCCGTTGTCCGGTTATGTTTTATTGGTCCTATCTCTGCTCATTCAGGCAGGGTATGCGTACTTCTTGTCTCGAACCTTAACCTTAGGCGACTTGTCCCAGGTGTACCCGATGATGAGAGGGATAGCGACCTTCCTGCTGCCTCTGTGCGGGGTTATATTCTTGAACGAGCGGTTGTCGACGTGGGGCTGGCTGGGTCTCGGATTAATTGCCCTGGGGTTCTTCCTGTTAAGCGGGTTTCATCGGAGGAAGCAGCGGTTTCAAGCCTCGGGGAAAGTACTGTCGTCTATTGTAGCCGTAGGATTTTGCACAATGGCCTATGTCATGGTAGACAAAGTGAACCTGCAGCATTTTTCGCCGGTTGTGCTGTTAGAGATATCGAATATCGGGTTTATGTTGGGGCTTGTCCCGTTTATCCGATTCCGGGAGATAGGCTGGGTCAAGGAGATAAAGGAAAACGGCAAGCTGCTTGTGGCGGGATCCATTTTGTCTCCGGGCTCTTACCTGTTGTTCTTATTTGCCATGAGCATGTCGCAGCTGACTTATGTAGCACCGCTTCGGGAAATTGGCACCGTCTTTGGGACCTTTATGGGCGTATGGCTGTTGAAGGAAGGAAAAGGCGCCTTGCGGCTAGCCTCCGCCAGCATCATTTTCGCCGGCATCCTGCTTGTGGGGATATTAGGAATTTAAGGAGGGTCTGAGAATGAGAAGTGAAGAGGGCAAAGAGAAGGCAAAGCTTCAATTTCAGGTGATTACCGATACGCATGTGAGAACGGATCCCGGACATACGCATAATGGCAATTTGGCGCGGGCACTCGAGGATATGAAACGGGAAGCGCCAGACAGCGACGGCATTATGCATGTAGGCGATATTACCGACCATGGGCATGCGGAAGAGTATGAAGAGTTTCGTAAAATATGGCGGGAGCATGGAGAAGGACTGCCAGCCGCTTATTTTGCTTCCGGCAATCATGATGTCGGCGGGGGAGAATGGCCTTCGCGACTGGGCGCTTATCTGAATGCCACGGAGATGGGCGGGCCGTATCACGATCACTGGGTGAAGGGATATTCTTTTATCTTTCTCGGAACCGAGCAGGGGTTAGACCTATTCTCGTTCCTTTCGGAAGCGCAGCTGTCTTGGCTGGATGGCAAGTTAGAGGAGAGTAAGAGCCTTAATCGCCCCGCCTTCGTGTTTCTGCATCAGCCGCTTAAGGATACGGTTGCCGGCTCCTACGAGTCGCAGAACTGGTACGGCGTGACCCAAGATGAACAGCTTAAGGAAGTATTGTCCAGACACAGGCATGCCATTCTGTTTACCGGACATACGCATTGGGAGCTGGAAGCGCCTCATACCCTGTATGACGATGAACAATTGCCCCGCATGTTTAATGCGGCATCCGTTGCTTACCTCTGGACGGATGAAGACGAGCATAAGGACGGCAGCCAGGGGCTGTTCGTAGAAGTATACGAGGATCGTATCATCGTCCGAGGGCGGGATTTTGCCGCGGGCCAATGGCTCGAGAAGGTTCGGTATGAGTGGGAGATTCCGGAGTGACCAGCTATAGCTATGTAAAAAGGGGATATCGCCGTAGAAGCGAATTCCCTTTGTTTGTAACTAAACGAGGCTAATCATTAACCCAAGAAAGCGATCGAACGTTTTACTTTTTTAGCAAACTCAATAGGATTATCAATGGACTCCCAGTGAACGTACATGAGCCGCGGGTTCTCGAACAACCAGTGATTATGAACGGCCGTAACTTTAATGCCGTTCCTGCGAAGATTGGACAGCAAGCGATTGACCTGGTTTTGGAAAAGCGCTGTTTCTCCCAGACAGAGGGCTCGTCCGGAACTGTCCAATGACTCAAACGAGAACAATTGATAACGAACGAGAGGGGACGCGGTGCGTTTTCCTAAAATAGAGGCTTTTATTACTCTGTTTCTTGTAACGAAACAAACCGGTCCTTTCGTAATTTCATGCTCTGTCCCGCCCAAAATGGAGGAGAATCGGTTGCAAATTTTTATAAACTGAGGACTTGCCTTTACAGGTTGCGCCATTTACGGATCATCCTTTCATGATTAGAAATAAAAAAATGCTCAAACATTAGCCGAGGAATGCGATAGATGCCTTGGTTTTCTTGGCGAACTCTACAGGATCCATATTAGCTTCCCAGTGCATATACATTAAGCGCGGGTTCTCGTTAAGCCAGTGATTATGAAGAGAAGTTACTTTGATTCCGCGTTTGCGAAGATTCGACATCAATCGATTAACCTGATTTTGATGCACGGCAGTCTCGCCTAAACAAAGCGCGCGGCCCGAAGCGCTTAGAGACTCGAACGAGAACATTTGCATTTGAACCAAAGGCGAACGGGTTCTTCTGCCCAAAATGGTCTCTTTTAAGTTCGTCATCCTCGTGACAAAACAAACCGGACCTGCTTCAATCTCCGATTCACCTCCCAGAATTTTCGAGAATTGATTGCACAGCCTTGTGAATTGCGGACTTACTTTTACTTTTTGCGCCATATAAATCCTCCTTTAATCAGTACTGCTGTAATCTATGATGAATCTAGTAAAGCGCGCTGTGCGGATTTACTAGATTTAAGAAAATGTCCTATTGGCGCTCCTAGCCATTCCCTTATAACTGCAAAACGTCATCCGCTAACATTGGCGGAATTTGACCTATGGTCTAGACCAAAGACGAGCCGAAGTGCTGGAGCTGTCCGAGCTCCAAAGCGTCCGTTAATGTTGAACAAGCGCTATAAACAGGGCCGGGAATGCTCACGCTTTGGTGCGCATTCCCGGCCCTGTTTCTTTCGAAACAACTAAATTATTGTTAATCTGTATGGAAATCATTCCAAACCATCGTCTTCTCAACCTGAAATCGTGAAGATACACGTACCGGAACAGCCGCTTTGCCAATTGCGATGGTTGATGACATTGATCTTCAACTCCTTGAATGGTTTACAGCGTTTAGTTTCTGGCTATTCTCGTGTCCGGCTGTCTTTTTCCGGCCAAGTCTGTTCGTGCCGATAACCCCGGCAATGATCAGCACCGAGCCGATCAGATGATAAATCGTAATTTCTTCCCCAAGGAACACGGCTCCGGCCGTCATCGACACGATGGTAGAGAGATTGGCGAATACGCTCATTTTCGATGCCTCCATCTTGGATAAAATGTAATTGGAGGTTAGTGCCGTTAACAGGGAGGATACGATGCCCAGGAAGATAAGCGACGCAATAAAGGTTCCGCTCGCCAGAGGCGCGAATATATGGGAAAGGGTCCCGGCTGAGGCATGGCTCGTCAATGATGTAACCGTAAAAAAGACAAAGCCGATGCCCATCATCAAATAAGTGATTTCCGCCGGGCTGAACTGCCTGGACAATGAACGGGCCAGAACGGTATAGCCGGCAAAAGCAAAGCAGGTCAGCAATAGCAGCGAAATGCCAAGCAGATTGGACAGATCAATGCTGCTGCCTTTCATAACAAAGATAAAGACCACCCCAAACACCGACAGGAAGATCGACAGCTTCTGTAGAACGGTCGTGGTTTCTTTCAGGAACATAGAGGCAATAATCATCGTAACGACCGGCGTGAATGCATACAGAATGCCGCCCTCCGCCGAGTTGGCATGCTGCAGCCCGTACCCTTGAAGCGTAAAGAACCCAAGCGGATACATGGATGCCAGCAGCAGCACTTTACGGAGCGGCTTGCCGCGGTAGGAAAGCTTAATCCAGCCGAATAACACGGGGATGGACATAACCAAAAACGATGAGGTAAAACGAAAAGCCAGCGTATCGAGTGGACTGGCGTAATCCAGTGCCGTCTTGGCGAATAAAAAAGATAATCCGATAATGACCGCGTTAAGCACGGCGAGGAAATAGGGAAGCCTCATTTCCTTGTGACCCATGTTGCATCATCCTCTCAGAGCTTACGGCAGCGTGTTCGCGAACGTCTGTAACCGTTGATTTGAAGATACGGGATTTCGGTTACCCAAACAACGCCGTTTTACCCTAACTGTATCGATACAGTTGGGCTGAAGCGCATGGAGGACAGAATGAAAAAATATAATTTGATCCTATCCGATATGGAAGAGAAAATCCGGCAGGGAAAATACCGTCCCGGTCAAAAGCTGCCCTCCGTCCGCATTGCCGCGGAAGCCTACGGATGCAGCATCAGCACCATTACGAGGGCTTACGCGGAGTTGGAAAAACGCCACGTTATTTATTCGGTGCCGCAAAGCGGGTACTACGTTGTTGTGAAGCCCGGCGATTGGCGCGATGAGCGGGACAGCAGCATGATCTACTTCGCGACGGTCCTGCCGGACCTGGACGCATTTCCTTATTTGGATTTTCAGCATTGTCTCAACAAAGCGATCGATATTTATAAATACGACCTGTTTACTTACGGCGATCCGCTGGGGCTGGAGTCCTTCCGTCACACGCTTGTTTCGCATTTGGCCAGTGATCAGGTGTTCACCAAAGTAGAGAGAATCTTCGTCACCTCCGGCGCGCAGCAGGCGCTGGAGATATTGGCGAAGATGCCGTTCCCAAACGGCGGGGAAGCCGTGCTCTTAGAGCAGCCCAGCTATGACCGGTATTTGCGGTTTCTGGAGACGGAGAATATTCCGGTGCATGGCATCGCCCGAACGGCATCGGGCATCGATCTTCAGGAGCTCGAGCATTGGTTCAAGAGCGGCAGCATCAAATTCTTTTACACGATGTCGAGGTATCATAATCCGCTTGGCACTTCGTATAACGCGGAGGAACGGAGAACAATGGCCAAGCTGGCCGGCAAATACGGCGTCTACATCCTGGAGGACGATTATATGGCCGACCTTGGGGCAGACCGGCAATTGGGCCCGATTTACGCCTCCGATGGAGGCGAGTATGTCATTTATGTAAAAAGCTTCTCCAAGATTATCTTCCCTGGCTTGCGGTTAGGCGCAATCGTATTGCCGGAAAGGCTGCTTAAGACCTTTTATGCCTATAAAATATACCCCGATACCTCGCTGCTCTCCCAGGCGGCGCTTGAGGTGTATATCAAGAACGGCATGTACGAACGGCATAAGCATAAGATAGCGGGCTTGTACGCGGCGAGAATGTTGGCCTTGAACGAATCGGTGAAGCGGCATAACGAGCCGGGATTAATGGAGGTTCCGGATATCCGTTCGGGGATATACACGCATTTCAAGCTGAAGCAGACGGTGAACGTAGAGCAACTATTGAAGCGCCTTGCGGAAAGGAACGTCAGCGTCGTGTCCGGCAAGGGATTCTACCTGTCCAATTATCTGGATAAGGAGAAGTTTCTGCGGATCAGCATTTCCCAGACCGGACCTGAGCAGATTGAAGAAGGAGTCCGAATAATTACGGAAGAGGCGCGTAAGGGAAGCTGATGAGCGTGGAAGGACGTTGCTTAAGGGAATAGCTGGGACAAGTCCTCCATTCTGCCGCGGGTAATGAATTCGGACGGCGATAGGCCGACATGCTTCTTGAACATCCGAAAAAAATACGAAGGATCGTAGTAACCCAAGTATTGAGCGATGTCCGCAACGGTCATGTCGGAGTGGAGCAGGAGACGACAGGCTTCAAGCAGGCGCAGCTGATGCATATAGCGGATGGGTGATTGGCCGAATACCTCTTTGAACAGAGCGGTGGTGTAATTCGGAGAACGATGAATAAGCTCCCCAAGCTGTTCGATCTCCACATGCTCGCGGTAATGGTCCAGCAAATACTGCTTCACCAGCTGCGCGTATAGCATCTTGGCGGGAGTTACCTCCGGCTTCTCCAGTTCTCTCGCAAGCAGGCCGACAAGCTCCTGCGTTAGTCCGAGGCAAATATAAGAGCGAAAGCTGCGGCCGCCCCTCATCTCTTCGAACAGCTTCATGAATCTGCGCTGCATGTAATGGAGGTTGGACAGCCGGAATCGGATAAATTCGCCTTGATCAAAAAAAGGGATACCCAGCTTGCTTCCAGGCTCCGTCGTAATCAAAACCGTGTATTTCTGATGAGGAATGGCGGGAATGGTATCCCCGCTGCGAAGCGTGGATTGCGGGATGTACAGGAAATCTCCCCGTTCAGCAATAATCTCCTGCCCATTAATGGTGTATTTCACTTTACCGTCCGTAACCAGAACAAGGACATGATAGCTGAGCACCTCGCTTTGGGTGCGCCAATTCGGAATGCGGTCGTCGAAATTTACGCTTAACAGCTGCAGCATGAGATCCCCGTCCTTTGCAGTGATTTCTTATCAAATACTAGCAAAACAACCGGTTCGGGTAAATGGCAGATCTTAACCTTATCCGCATATAGAACCGTTGAAATGTACATGGACAGGATGGAATGTACGTCGACCCGGCCGAGGCTCCAAACCTATAATACGGGTACAGCCATAATGGCAAACGGATTAAAGGAGAGGAGCATGATTATGAGGATTTTGCTGCTGGATTTGGATTCGACAAGGCCGGATCATCTGGGGTGCTACGGTTACCCCCGCCAAACATCTCCGAATATTGACCGGATCGCCGCGCAGGGCGTCCGGTTCGATAATTACTATACCTCCGACGCGCCTTGCTTCCCATCCCGAACGGCTTTAATGACCGGACGGTTTGGCATTCATAACGGAGTTGTGGGGCATGGCGGGTCTGCCGCGGACGTTCGTCATGAAGGCGCATCAAGGGATTTTCGCGACCGGCTTGCGTCCGAAAGCTTCCCAGCCTTGTTCCGGCAGGCGGGAATGCGTACCGCGCTTGTCAGCCCGTTTGGGGAGAGACATTCCGCATGGACCTTTTATGCCGGATTTAACGAAATCTACAATACGGGCAAAGGCGGAATGGAATCCGCGGAGGAAGTAACGCCTGTTGTCCTGGACTGGATTGACCGGAACGCGGAGCAGGATAACTGGATGCTGTACGTCAATTATTGGGATCCGCATACCCCGTACCGGGCGCCGGAATCGTTCGGCAATCCCTTTAAGGATGATCCGCTGCCGGAGTGGATTACAGGCGAAGTGCTTGATAAGCACATGCGCAAGGTAGGACCGCATAGCGCAAGCGAAATCAACATGTACGATAATGCTACTTCGCCGAATTATCCGAGACATCCGGGAGATATCCGCAGCCGGGATGATCTGAGACGCATGGTGGATGGTTATGATTGCGGCGTCCGCTTCATGGATGAGAACATCGGCCAATTATTTGCCTTGCTTGAGAAAAAAGGCGTCATGGAGGAGCTTATCATCATTATTACGGCCGATCATGGCGAGAACATGGGCGAGCTTGGGATATACGGGGAGCATGGTACGGCGGATCAGGGTACCTGCCGGATTCCGATGATTATTCGCTGGCCGGGCATGCAGAAGGGAATTGTCGATAAGGGCCTCCATTACCATTTGGATCTGCCGCCAACGATAGCCGAGCTCCTCGGCCGGCAGCCTATGCCAAGCTGGGACGGTTCGAGCTACGCGAAGGTGCTGCAGTCCGGCGAAGAAGCGGGACGAGAATATCTGGTTGTGTCGCAATGCGCGCATGTATGCCAGCGGAGCGTACGGTTCGGCGATTGGCTCTACATCCGCACGTATCATGACGGCTATCATCTGTTTGACAAGGAGATGCTGTTCCATATTGCCGAGGACCCGCATGAACAGATCAATCTTGCGGCGGAGCGGCAGGATCTGTGCAGGGAAGCGGTCTATTGGCTGAACGATTGGCATGACCGGATGATGACCTCAATGCCGTATGATACGGATCCGCTGTGGACGGTCATGAAGGAGGGCGGTCCTTATCATGCGAAGGGGTCGCTGCCTCGTTACTTGAAGCGGCTTGAGCAGACGGGACGAGGAGATGCCGTGCCGGAGCTGATCCGCAGGCACCCTCGTGAAATAGAGGGGAAAGATAAGCTGTAAATCTAAAGAGACCAGCCCAGTAGTCAACACTTGTTGACGACGGGCTGGTCTCTTTTTGTCTGTCTACGGTTACGTTGGATTTCGTCCACTATAATAGCCCAATCAAGCACGAAAGAAGCATCTACGTTGGAATTCATCCACTAGAATCAGCAGATTTGGTGTTTGGAGCATCAATTTGAGAGTTCCAATCTAGCCTCAAATAAAGTCCTTATGCTTCAAATCTATTGGATGAAATCCAACGTAGCTCTGATCAAGGCGCAGCATAATCTCTATAACCTTAGTACGAGCCCGATGCGTCAGCATCCTGCAAGTCAGTTAATAAGCCCCGACCTTCGGCAAGCTCTTGAAGTCTTGACCGGACGGGTTCTGGAAGACATGTAATCCAAATTCCGGCGCAACGGCCAGAACATGATCGAAGATATCCGATTGAACGCCTTCGTAGACGGCCCAGCTAATATCATTGGTGAAGGCATATATTTCGAGAGGCAGTCCATTCTCCGCTGGGGCGAGCTGTCTGACGATCCGCGTCATGCCTTTATGGATTTTTGGATGCTGTTCTACATAACGCTCAACATAAGCCCTGAACACGCCGATATTCGTCATGGCTCTGCCGTTCACCGAAACGGTAGGGTCAATCTCGTTTTCCAGGTTGTAATGAATGATCTCCCTTTCTTTATCAAGGATATATTCGCTCAGGAGATGAATTTTCTTGAATTTCTCAATCATTTCGGGCGTGCAAAAGGCGATGCTGTTCATATCGATGTACACGGCTCGTTTAATGCGCCGGCCGCCGGCATCCTGCATGCCTCTCCAGTTCTTGAACGAATCCGAAATAAGGGCATACGAAGGGATGGTGGTGATCGTCTTATCGAAGTTCTGCACCTTGACGGTATGCAGCGAAATATCAATGATATCTCCGTCCGCTCCATACTTGGGCATTTCAATCCAATCGCCTACTTGGACCATATCGTTAGTTGACAATTGAATGCCCGCAACCAGGCCAAGCAGCGAATCCTTAAAGATGAGCAGCATAACGGCGGACAAGGCGCCAATCCCGCTGATAAGAATAACGGGGCTTTCGC
This region of Paenibacillus sp. JDR-2 genomic DNA includes:
- a CDS encoding DMT family transporter: MAHAIWNLLTKKSGNKQLFLFMIYIPATLLLLPEFIAEIVSVQVPLSGYVLLVLSLLIQAGYAYFLSRTLTLGDLSQVYPMMRGIATFLLPLCGVIFLNERLSTWGWLGLGLIALGFFLLSGFHRRKQRFQASGKVLSSIVAVGFCTMAYVMVDKVNLQHFSPVVLLEISNIGFMLGLVPFIRFREIGWVKEIKENGKLLVAGSILSPGSYLLFLFAMSMSQLTYVAPLREIGTVFGTFMGVWLLKEGKGALRLASASIIFAGILLVGILGI
- a CDS encoding MraY family glycosyltransferase, encoding MIAILYVAAFLLSFVTVLVLIPPFSKLAFKIDFVDRPRKDVERKLHRKPIPLTAGYAIFIGFFIAYLAVVRDFSMQTGAIFLGGLLLLAIGTVDDWYKTKGKDFPALPKLIVQLSAAVLVYASGVVFTGFVNPFSGHYVELPVLLQFVLTTLWIFGVTTVINFSDGLDGLAGGLSAISAMTLFIVALAMGQSNSANMAIILVGITLAYLRFNKPPAKIFMGDAGATFLGFMLAVISLDGAFKQATALSIFIPILALGVPIFDNLYVMLKRFLQGKAIYQADASQAHYRLLRAGLNHKQALMVLCLMGTCLGLSSIILMLVEI
- a CDS encoding sulfatase; its protein translation is MRILLLDLDSTRPDHLGCYGYPRQTSPNIDRIAAQGVRFDNYYTSDAPCFPSRTALMTGRFGIHNGVVGHGGSAADVRHEGASRDFRDRLASESFPALFRQAGMRTALVSPFGERHSAWTFYAGFNEIYNTGKGGMESAEEVTPVVLDWIDRNAEQDNWMLYVNYWDPHTPYRAPESFGNPFKDDPLPEWITGEVLDKHMRKVGPHSASEINMYDNATSPNYPRHPGDIRSRDDLRRMVDGYDCGVRFMDENIGQLFALLEKKGVMEELIIIITADHGENMGELGIYGEHGTADQGTCRIPMIIRWPGMQKGIVDKGLHYHLDLPPTIAELLGRQPMPSWDGSSYAKVLQSGEEAGREYLVVSQCAHVCQRSVRFGDWLYIRTYHDGYHLFDKEMLFHIAEDPHEQINLAAERQDLCREAVYWLNDWHDRMMTSMPYDTDPLWTVMKEGGPYHAKGSLPRYLKRLEQTGRGDAVPELIRRHPREIEGKDKL
- a CDS encoding DeoR/GlpR family DNA-binding transcription regulator, with product MLIHDRHQQIIQLLHESQSVKTADLIARFGVSFETIRRDMEYLEQEGFLKRVHGGATLPQADYRKELPFTVRETKRHPEKRELAHTALRFVEEGQSLFLDVSTTNTEFAKALAARFERLTILTNSFPIASILMSKPQFTIIFVGGVVRNSEQCAVGDYAESFVSQFHADLFFMSMSGISLTEGLTDYGISEIQLKKRMLERTRRVIVLADSSKFDVVSLTPVCGLDKIERIITDSGLSPDILERYKKAGITVESK
- a CDS encoding DUF1259 domain-containing protein; translation: MAQPVKASPQFIKICNRFSSILGGTEHEITKGPVCFVTRNRVIKASILGKRTASPLVRYQLFSFESLDSSGRALCLGETALFQNQVNRLLSNLRRNGIKVTAVHNHWLFENPRLMYVHWESIDNPIEFAKKVKRSIAFLG
- a CDS encoding helix-turn-helix domain-containing protein, with amino-acid sequence MLQLLSVNFDDRIPNWRTQSEVLSYHVLVLVTDGKVKYTINGQEIIAERGDFLYIPQSTLRSGDTIPAIPHQKYTVLITTEPGSKLGIPFFDQGEFIRFRLSNLHYMQRRFMKLFEEMRGGRSFRSYICLGLTQELVGLLARELEKPEVTPAKMLYAQLVKQYLLDHYREHVEIEQLGELIHRSPNYTTALFKEVFGQSPIRYMHQLRLLEACRLLLHSDMTVADIAQYLGYYDPSYFFRMFKKHVGLSPSEFITRGRMEDLSQLFP
- a CDS encoding DMT family transporter, with protein sequence MGHKEMRLPYFLAVLNAVIIGLSFLFAKTALDYASPLDTLAFRFTSSFLVMSIPVLFGWIKLSYRGKPLRKVLLLASMYPLGFFTLQGYGLQHANSAEGGILYAFTPVVTMIIASMFLKETTTVLQKLSIFLSVFGVVFIFVMKGSSIDLSNLLGISLLLLTCFAFAGYTVLARSLSRQFSPAEITYLMMGIGFVFFTVTSLTSHASAGTLSHIFAPLASGTFIASLIFLGIVSSLLTALTSNYILSKMEASKMSVFANLSTIVSMTAGAVFLGEEITIYHLIGSVLIIAGVIGTNRLGRKKTAGHENSQKLNAVNHSRS
- a CDS encoding PLP-dependent aminotransferase family protein; amino-acid sequence: MKKYNLILSDMEEKIRQGKYRPGQKLPSVRIAAEAYGCSISTITRAYAELEKRHVIYSVPQSGYYVVVKPGDWRDERDSSMIYFATVLPDLDAFPYLDFQHCLNKAIDIYKYDLFTYGDPLGLESFRHTLVSHLASDQVFTKVERIFVTSGAQQALEILAKMPFPNGGEAVLLEQPSYDRYLRFLETENIPVHGIARTASGIDLQELEHWFKSGSIKFFYTMSRYHNPLGTSYNAEERRTMAKLAGKYGVYILEDDYMADLGADRQLGPIYASDGGEYVIYVKSFSKIIFPGLRLGAIVLPERLLKTFYAYKIYPDTSLLSQAALEVYIKNGMYERHKHKIAGLYAARMLALNESVKRHNEPGLMEVPDIRSGIYTHFKLKQTVNVEQLLKRLAERNVSVVSGKGFYLSNYLDKEKFLRISISQTGPEQIEEGVRIITEEARKGS
- a CDS encoding metallophosphoesterase family protein; protein product: MRSEEGKEKAKLQFQVITDTHVRTDPGHTHNGNLARALEDMKREAPDSDGIMHVGDITDHGHAEEYEEFRKIWREHGEGLPAAYFASGNHDVGGGEWPSRLGAYLNATEMGGPYHDHWVKGYSFIFLGTEQGLDLFSFLSEAQLSWLDGKLEESKSLNRPAFVFLHQPLKDTVAGSYESQNWYGVTQDEQLKEVLSRHRHAILFTGHTHWELEAPHTLYDDEQLPRMFNAASVAYLWTDEDEHKDGSQGLFVEVYEDRIIVRGRDFAAGQWLEKVRYEWEIPE
- a CDS encoding DUF1259 domain-containing protein gives rise to the protein MAQKVKVSPQFTRLCNQFSKILGGESEIEAGPVCFVTRMTNLKETILGRRTRSPLVQMQMFSFESLSASGRALCLGETAVHQNQVNRLMSNLRKRGIKVTSLHNHWLNENPRLMYMHWEANMDPVEFAKKTKASIAFLG